From Nicotiana tabacum cultivar K326 chromosome 15, ASM71507v2, whole genome shotgun sequence, the proteins below share one genomic window:
- the LOC107778439 gene encoding ribonuclease S-7-like has protein sequence MGQFVFVLLFLSSSVLCPVISQPDYHVMKYVLQWPPTFCRILGNTCKTDAQQQFSIHGLWPANGRGVSLTSRLCAPRSVQDRIVKNVVRTHLNADPNLEEALEKVWPNLLAGTNEHLWKYEWRTHGFQSSETIQATDYFNAATRITTALYKLVGNNNNVYISCKLNIARNIFLHEIYLCSDKMLHNFVSCPTTKDSRGCGKGSNIILPTLTFKVYVSLNYVVNKDQEMKNLIILCIIIKERKTTTEKIGMRSPIVICSFYECY, from the exons ATGGGGCAATttgtgtttgtattattgttcTTGAGTAGTAGTGTTCTCTGCCCAGTTATCAGTCAGCCCGATTACCATGTTATGAAGTATGTACTCCAGTGGCCGCCTACGTTTTGTAGAATTCTAGGAAATACCTGCAAAACCGACGCTCAACAACAGTTCTCAATCCACGGCCTTTGGCCAGCAAATGGTCGAGGAGTAAGCTTAACAAGTAGATTATGTGCTCCACGTTCAGTTCAAGACCGAATTGTAAAGAATGTGGTACGTactcat TTGAATGCAGATCCAAACTTAGAAGAAGCTCTCGAAAAGGTTTGGCCTAATCTGCTAGCTGGTACAAACGAACATTTATGGAAGTACGAATGGAGAACTCATGGATTTCAATCAAGTGAGACGATCCAAGCTACTGATTACTTTAATGCAGCGACAAGG ATAACAACTGCTCTTTACAAATTGGTGGGTAACAACAATAATGTGTATATATCATGTAAGTTGAATATTGCTCGCAATATTTTTCTCCACGAGATATATCTCTGTTCGGACAAAATGTTGCACAACTTTGTTTCATGCCCAACAACTAAAGATTCAAGAGGTTGTGGGAAAGGGTCCaacattatccttccaacattAACATTCAAG gTCTACGTGTCTCTCAATTACGTGGTGAACAAAGATCAGGAGATGAAGAACCTAATTATATTATGTATAATAATTAAGGAGAGAAAAACAACAACAGAGAAAATTGGGATGAGATCTCCTATTGTAATCTGTAGTTTCTATGAATGTTATTGA